Proteins encoded in a region of the Sparus aurata chromosome 6, fSpaAur1.1, whole genome shotgun sequence genome:
- the hcfc1a gene encoding host cell factor 1a isoform X1 yields MSAPGSAVSGTTASVLQPRWKRVLGWSGPVPRPRHGHRAVAIKELMVVFGGGNEGIVDELHVYNTATNQWFIPAVRGDIPPGCAAYGFVCDGTRLLVFGGMVEYGKYSNDLYELQASRWEWKKLKAKNPKNGPPPCPRLGHSFSLVGNKCYLFGGLANDSEDPKNNIPRYLNDLYTLELRAGSSVVGWDIPITYGVLPPPRESHTAVVYTEKTSRKSRLIIYGGMSGCRLGDLWTLDIDTLTWNKPSVSGTAPLPRSLHSATTITNKMYVFGGWVPLVMDDVKVATHEKEWKCTNTLACLNLDSMCWETVLMDTLEDNIPRARAGHCAVAINSRLYVWSGRDGYRKAWNNQVCCKDLWYLETERPHAPARVQLVRANTNSLEVSWGAVSTADTYLLQLQKYDIPATPAAASPVMSATPSQPLNSPKSPAPAAAAPSAQSLQQTGIILVTNDSSFPTPCCPYKCKLTSCKSNHWLPYFTAVLKVAAQQSATGASVVTVRPSQPGKSPLTVTSLPPGVRMVVPAQTTQGSPIGSSPQMSGMAALAAAAAATQKIPPSSAGTVLNVPAGATILKTVAVSPGTATVKVASPVMVSNPATRMLKTAAAQVGTATASSPTTTRPIITVHKSGAVTVAQQAQVVTTVVGGVTKTITLVKSPLTMGSSGTLISNLGKMMSVVQTKPVQTSAVTGQASTNPLTQIIQTKGPLPAGTILKLVTSADGKPTTIITTSQAGGTGNKPTILNISGVSPTTTKQGTTIIKTIPMSAIMTQPGATGVTSSAGMKTPITILTTKVMTTGTQGKIITAVPKLATAAGQQGLTQVVLKGAPGQPGTILRTVPMSTVGGVRLVTPVTVSAVKPTVTTLVVKGTTGVTTLGTVTGTVSTSLAGGTVDSSNASLVTPITTLGTIATLSSQVISPSAITVSTAQTSLTSASTLPSSTMTVQNQPTQVTLITTPSGVEAQPVQDLPVSILASPTSEQPSSTEAGAAGEGSGTVTLVCSNPPCETHETGTTNTATTSSATIGAGQVCSNPPCETHETGTTNTATTSSATIGAGQVCSNPPCETHETGTTNTATTASSNMSALRVCSNPPCETHETGTTNTATTASSNMGGVQQLCSNPPCETHVTGTTNTATQASSSMNAGQTSTTQRACSNPPCETHETGTTNTPSTATSSMGGDQTSTATGMVQTVCSNPPCETHETGTTNTATTATCSMETGEGTAAQQTEEGAEDTSSTEAASTTAATGIVTTTQGRAITTVTQSTPAPGPSVPSISSITEGVSTAASSTEEPMQTDETASAEAAPAEQAATAMETQAEGEAAATTALNLPSELMSEGQGATLMVTGLSDEELAVTAAAEAAAQAAATEEAQALAIQAVLQAAQQAVMNESDSTGESQQPTNIPIMLTQQELAALVQQQQQLQEAQAAAQQASVDTSLPTEGLAPADSLNDPSVESNGHNEMAAAVTSAVASLLPRTTAETLAPSSTFAPSVSVASPAKLQAAAALAEVANGIEGEKQGPQPTPVKPVVKKENQWFDVGIVKVTNMVVTHFYVPADESQGDDDSGIMPDYSQMKKMELQPGTAYKFRVAGINACGRGSFSEISAFKTCLPGFPGAPCAIKISKSPDGAHLTWEPPSVTSGKIIEYSVYLAIQSNQTAEAKASTPAQLAFMRVYCGPNPSCLVQSSSLSNAHIDYTTKPAIIFRIAARNEKGYGPATQVRWLQESGKDAASAKPAPKRPGTSPDTKTTGPKKARTDQ; encoded by the exons ATGTCTGCCCCTGGCTCCGCGGTGTCTGGGACCACGGCGTCGGTTCTGCAGCCGCGGTGGAAACGGGTCCTCGGATGGTCCGGTCCTGTTCCCCGGCCCAGACATGGTCACAGAGCTGTGGCTATAAAGGAGCTTATGGTTGTCTTCGGCGGTGGAAACGAAGGAATTGTTGATGAATTACATGTATACAACACTG caaCAAACCAGTGGTTTATCCCAGCCGTCCGTGGTGATATACCCCCTGGATGTGCTGCATATGGTTTTGTCTGTGATGGCACAAGATTGCTGGTGTTTGGTGGAATGGTGGAGTATGGGAAGTACAGCAACGATCTCTATGAACTACAG GCCAGCAGATGGGAATGGAAGAAGTTGAAAGCAAAAAACCCAAAGAATGGACCCCCTCCTTGTCCTCGTCTTGGCCACAGTTTTTCCCTGGTTGGCAACAAATGCTACCTGTTCGGTGGACTGGCCAATGACAGTGAGGacccaaaaaacaacattccCAG atACCTGAATGATCTGTACACACTTGAGCTTCGTGCGGGTTCCAGCGTTGTTGGATGGGATATACCAATCACATATGGAGTTCTGCCTCCTCCCCGAGAGAGCCACACTGCTGTGGTATACACAGAAAAGACGAGCAGGAAATCTCGCCTGATAATCTATGGAGGGATGAGTGGCTGTCGTCTCGGAGATCTGTGGACACTTGATATTG ATACTCTGACATGGAACAAACCTTCAGTAAGCGGGACAGCACCGCTCCCCAGAAGTCTTCACTCTGCCACCACCATCACAAACAA GATGTACGTTTTTGGAGGATGGGTACCCTTGGTAATGGATGATGTCAAAGTGGCCACACATGAGAAGGAGTGGAAGTGCACAAACACTCTTGCCTGCCTAAATCTCG ACTCCATGTGTTGGGAGACAGTGTTGATGGATACCCTTGAAGACAACATCCCCAGGGCCCGTGCTGGCCACTGTGCTGTGGCCATCAATTCAAGACTTTATGTTTGGAGTGGCCGTGACGGTTACCGTAAAGCTTGGAATAACCAAGTCTGTTGTAAAGACCTGTGGTACCTGGAAACTG AGCGACCCCACGCACCAGCCCGGGTGCAGTTAGTCCGTGCCAACACAAACTCCCTGGAGGTTAGCTGGGGTGCCGTTTCAACTGCTGACACCTATTTACTGCAGCTGCAGAAATATGACATCCCTGCAACTCCTGCTGCAGCCTCGCCAGTCATGAGTGCAACTCCCTCACAGCCTTTGAACTCTCCGAAGAGCCCCgcaccagctgctgcagcaccctCTGCTCAGAGTCTACAACAGACAGGTATTATACTAGTTACCAATGATTCCTCTTTTCCAACTCCTTGTTGTCCTTACAAATGTAAGCTCACCAGCTGCAAGTCTAATCATTGGTTACCTTATTTTACAGCTGTTTTGAAGGTCGCAGCTCAACAGTCTGCCACAGGCGCATCTGTTGTCACAGTCCGCCCCAGCCAGCCTGGGAAATCCCCtctcactgtgacatcacttcctccAGGTGTCCGAATGGTTGTGCCAGCCCAGACTACACAAGGATCG CCAATTGGCAGCAGCCCTCAGATGAGTGGCATGGCAGCTTTAGccgcagcagctgcagcaacacagaagatccctccctcctctgcaggCACTGTCCTCAATGTTCCTGCAGGTGCCACCATTCTCAAGACAGTAGCTGTTTCTCCTGGCACAGCCACAGTGAAAGTGGCTTCACCAGTTATG gtCAGCAACCCAGCAACCCGGATGCTGAAAACCGCTGCAGCCCAAGTCGGCACAGCAACTGCATCctctcccaccaccaccagaCCCATCATCACAGTGCACAAATCTGGTGCCGTCACAGTGGCCCAACAGGCCCAGGTGGTAACCACTGTGGTGGGAGGAGTCACCAAGACCATTACACTGGTCAAGAGTCCCCTCACTATGGGCAGCAGTGGCACTCTG ATCTCCAACCTTGGCAAGATGATGTCTGTGGTACAAACCAAGCCAGTGCAGACATCAGCTGTCACAGGCCAGGCTTCCACTAACCCTCTCACACAGATCATACAG ACAAAAGGTCCCCTCCCAGCCGGCACCATCCTGAAGCTGGTGACCTCCGCAGATGGCAAGCCCACAACCATCATCACCACTTCCCAAGCAGGAGGCACAGGAAACAAGCCCACTATCCTCAACATCAGCGGGGTCTCTCCTACCACCACGAAGCAGGGCACCACCATCATTAAGACCATCCCAATGTCGGCCATCATGACCCAGCCAGGCGCTACAG GTGTGACAAGCAGTGCAGGCATGAAAACGCCTATCACAATTCTTACCACAAAGGTGATGACCACTGGAACTCAAGGTAAAATCATCACCGCAGTGCCCAAACTTGCCACTGCAGCTGGCCAGCAGGGACTGACACAG GTGGTTTTGAAGGGTGCTCCTGGACAACCTGGCACTATTTTGCGCACTGTGCCTATGAGCACAGTGGGTGGTGTTCGACTTGTTACACCAGTGACTGTGTCTGCAGTTAAGCCCACTGTCACAACTCTGGTGGTCAAGGGGACTACTG GTGTCACCACTCTTGGCACAGTCACTGGTACAGTCTCCACCAGCCTTGCAGGAGGCACTGTGGACAGTTCCAATGCCTCTCTGGTCACCCCCATCACCACACTGGGAACCATCGCTACCCTGTCCAGCCAGGTCATCAGCCCATCTGCCATAACTGTGTCAACTGCTCAGACCAGTCTAACTTCTGCCTCCACACTGCCCTCCTCTACCATGACAGTGCAG AACCAGCCCACCCAGGTGACTCTAATAACAACTCCCAGCGGTGTAGAAGCTCAACCAGTGCAGGATCTACCAGTGTCCATCCTGGCTTCACCAACCTCTGAGCAGCCCAGCTCCACTGAGgctggagcagctggagagGGCTCTGGAACCGTCACCCTGGTCTGCTCTAACCCGCCCTGTGAGACCCATGAGACCGGAACCACCAACACAGCCACCACCTCTTCTGCCACCATCGGAGCAGGACAGGTCTGCTCTAATCCGCCCTGCGAGACCCACGAGACCGGAACCACCAACACGGCCACCACCTCCTCTGCTACAATTGGAGCAGGACAGGTGTGCTCTAACCCGCCCTGCGAGACGCATGAAACGGGCACCACCAACACAGCCACGACGGCATCGTCAAACATGTCTGCGCTGCGTGTGTGCTCCAACCCACCATGCGAGACCCACGAAACTGGGACAACTAATACAGCTACCACAGCATCCTCTAACATGGGAGGAGTCCAGCAGCTGTGTTCCAACCCCCCTTGTGAGACCCACGTCACAGGAACCACCAACACAGCCACACAGGCATCGTCTAGCATGAACGCAGGCCAGACGAGCACCACACAGAGAGCGTGCTCCAACCCACCCTGCGAAACACACGAGACGGGGACCACCAACACCCCGTCCACGGCCACCTCCAGCATGGGAGGTGACCAGACCAGCACTGCGACAGGCATGGTCCAGACAGTCTGCTCCAACCCACCCTGTGAAACACACGAGACTGGAACCACCAACACGGCCACCACGGCCACCTGCAGCATGGAGACAGGAGAAGGCACAG CAGCGCAACAGACGGAGGAGGGAGCAGAAGATACCAGCAGCACAGAAGCAGCCTCAACCACTGCAGCCACTGGCATAGTTACCACCACCCAGGGCAGGGCCATCACTACTGTCACTCAGTCTACACCCGCCCCCGGACCCTCTGTACCT TCGATCTCATCGATCACAGAGGGTGTGAGCactgctgccagctccacagagGAACCCATGCAGACTGATGAGACGGCATCAGCAGAAGCGGCACCTGCAGAGCAAGCGGCCACTGCCATGGAGACGCAAGCAGAG ggagaagcagccgcaaCAACAGCCTTGAATCTGCCCTCAGAGCTGATGTCTGAGGGCCAGGGGGCCACGCTCATGGTGACAGGGCTGTCGGACGAGGAGCTggctgtgacagcagcagcagaggcagccgCGCAGGCTGCAGCCACTGAGGAAGCCCAGGCCCTCGCTATCCAGGCTGTTCTCCAGGCAGCTCAGCAAGCCGTAATGA ATGAGAGTGACTCCACTGGAGAGAGTCAGCAACCCACCAACATCCCCATCATGCTGACCCAGCAGGAGCTCGCTGCACTggtccaacagcagcagcagctccaggaggCTCAGGCTGCTGCACAGCAGGCCAGCGTGGACACCAGCCTACCCACTGAGGGTCTTGCGCCTGCTGACAGCCTCAACGACCCCTCTGTTGAGAGCAATGGACACAACGAGATGGCTGCCGCTGTCACCAGCGCCGTGGCGTCACTGCTGCCACGTACAACTGCTGAGA CACTCGCTCCATCAAGCACATTTGCACCATCTGTATCGGTAGCAAGCCCAGCCAAACTGCAAGCAGCAGCCGCTCTAGCAGAGGTCGCCAATGGCATAGAGGGAGAG aagCAAGGCCCTCAGCCAACCCCGGTGAAGCCTGTTGTAAAGAAGGAGAACCAGTGGTTTGATGTTGGAATTGTTAAAGTGACAAATATGGTCGTCACCCACTTCTATGTGCCAGCAGATGAATCTCAAGGAGAT GACGACTCTGGCATCATGCCAGATTACAGCCAGATGAAGAAAATGGAGCTGCAGCCAGGAACAGCCTACAAGTTCCGTGTTGCTGGAATCAATGCTTGTGGTCGCGGATCTTTCTCAGAGATATCTGCATTCAAGACATGCCTACCAGGCTTCCCAGGGGCGCCTTGCGCCATCAAAATCAGCAAG AGCCCAGATGGTGCCCATCTGACCTGGGAGCCGCCCTCGGTGACTTCAGGGAAGATTATCGAGTACTCTGTGTACCTGGCCATCCAGAGCAACCAGACAGCCGAAGCCAAGGCCTCCACCCCGGCACAGCTAGCCTTCATGCGTGTGTACTGTGGGCCCAACCCCTCTTGCTTGGTGCAGTCGTCCAGCCTCTCTAACGCCCACATCGACTACACCACCAAGCCAGCCATCATCTTCCGCATCGCCGCCCGCAACGAGAAGGGCTACGGTCCTGCCACCCAAGTCCGATGGCTCCAAG AATCTGGCAAAGATGCCGCCTCTGCGAAACCGGCCCCGAAAAGACCAGGCACCTCTCCAGATAC TAAGACTACTGGTCCAAAGAAAGCAAGGACGGACCAGTGA